A stretch of Homo sapiens chromosome 11 genomic patch of type FIX, GRCh38.p14 PATCHES HG2568_PATCH DNA encodes these proteins:
- the OR8K3 gene encoding olfactory receptor 8K3 yields MEQHNLTTVNEFILTGITDIAELQAPLFALFLMIYVISVMGNLGMIVLTKLDSRLQTPMYFFLRHLAFMDLGYSTTVGPKMLVNFVVDKNIISYYFCATQLAFFLVFIGSELFILSAMSYDLYVAICNPLLYTVIMSRRVCQVLVAIPYLYCTFISLLVTIKIFTLSFCGYNVISHFYCDSLPLLPLLCSNTHEIELIILIFAAIDLISSLLIVLLSYLLILVAILRMNSAGRQKAFSTCGAHLTVVIVFYGTLLFMYVQPKSSHSFDTDKVASIFYTLVIPMLNPLIYSLRNKDVKYALRRTWNNLCNIFV; encoded by the coding sequence ATGGAACAACACAATCTAACAACGGTGAATGAATTCATTCTTACGGGAATCACAGATATCGCTGAGCTGCAGGCACCATTATTTGCATTGTTCCTCATGATCTATGTGATCTCAGTGATGGGCAATTTGGGCATGATTGTCCTCACCAAGTTGGACTCCAGGTTGCAAACCCCTATGTACTTTTTTCTCAGACATCTGGCTTTCATGGATCTTGGTTATTCAACAACTGTGGGACCCAAAATGTTAGTAAATTTTGTTGTGGATAAGAatataatttcttattatttttgtgcAACACAGCTAgctttctttcttgtgttcatTGGTAGTGAACTTTTTATTCTCTCAGCCATGTCCTACGACCTCTATGTGGCCATCTGTAACCCTCTGCTATACACAGTAATCATGTCACGAAGGGTATGTCAGGTGCTGGTAGCAATCCCTTACCTCTATTGCACATTCATTTCTCTTCTAGTCACCATAAAGATTTTTACTTTATCCTTCTGTGGCTACAACGTCATTAGTCATTTCTACTGTGACAGTCTCCCTTTGTTACCTTTGCTTTGTTCAAATACACATGAAATTGAATTGATAATTCTGATCTTTGCAGCTATTGATTTGATTTCATCTCTTCTGATAGTTCTTTTATCTTACCTGCTCATCCTTGTAGCCATTCTCAGGATGAATTCTGCTGGCAGACAAAAGGCTTTTTCTACCTGTGGAGCCCACCTGACAGTGGTCATAGTGTTCTATGGGACTTTGCTTTTCATGTACGTGCAGCCCAAGTCCAGTCATTCCTTTGACACTGATAAAGTGGCTTCCATATTTTACACCCTGGTTATCCCCATGTTGAATCCCTTGATCTATAGTTTACGAAACAAAGATGTAAAATATGCCCTACGAAGGACATGGAATAacttatgtaatatttttgtttaa